One Haliaeetus albicilla chromosome 11, bHalAlb1.1, whole genome shotgun sequence genomic window carries:
- the ANKRD22 gene encoding ankyrin repeat domain-containing protein 22 isoform X2, with translation MGILYSEPICQAAYNNDFNEVQLLLERNSNYLNIQDSFGGDTPLICACKQGNNRIVSYLLNRNADVNLRNKKDRTCLHYAVRKRFTFLDYVLIIILMPVMLLGYLLMVSKTKQNENLIKMLLRAGADVNATDFSGNTALHYACEMKNQAVIPLLLEAHTDTSVKNQDGETPLDIARRLQFHNIESMLKKSS, from the exons ATGGGGATACTCTATTCAGAG CCCATTTGTCAGGCAGCTTATAATAACGATTTCAATGAAGTTCAGCTCCTTTTGGAGCGCAACAGCAACTATCTGAACATCCAGGACAGCTTCGGTGGAGACACCCCCTTAATTTGTGCATGTAAACAGGGAAACAACAGGATAGTTAGCTATCTTCTaaacagaaatgctgatgtCAACCTCAGAAACAAG AAGGACCGCACGTGTCTGCATTATGCTGTGAGAAAACGGTTTACCTTCCTTGACTATGTGCTCATCATAATCCTCATGCCAGTTATGCTTCTTGGGTATCTTCTCATG GTCTCAAAGACTAAACAGAATGAAAACCTGATCAAGATGTTACTTAGAGCTGGAGCCGATGTTAATGCTACAGACTTT TCAGGTAACACAGCCCTTCACTATGCTTGTGAAATGAAAAACCAGGCAGTCATTCCTCTACTGCTTGAAGCTCACACAGACACTTCTGTAAAGAATCAG GATGGGGAGACTCCCTTAGATATAGCAAGAAGATTGCAGTTCCACAACATTGAAAGCATGCTAAAGAAAAGTTCATAG
- the ANKRD22 gene encoding ankyrin repeat domain-containing protein 22 isoform X3 → MGILYSEPICQAAYNNDFNEVQLLLERNSNYLNIQDSFGGDTPLICACKQGNNRIVSYLLNRNADVNLRNKVSKTKQNENLIKMLLRAGADVNATDFSGNTALHYACEMKNQAVIPLLLEAHTDTSVKNQDGETPLDIARRLQFHNIESMLKKSS, encoded by the exons ATGGGGATACTCTATTCAGAG CCCATTTGTCAGGCAGCTTATAATAACGATTTCAATGAAGTTCAGCTCCTTTTGGAGCGCAACAGCAACTATCTGAACATCCAGGACAGCTTCGGTGGAGACACCCCCTTAATTTGTGCATGTAAACAGGGAAACAACAGGATAGTTAGCTATCTTCTaaacagaaatgctgatgtCAACCTCAGAAACAAG GTCTCAAAGACTAAACAGAATGAAAACCTGATCAAGATGTTACTTAGAGCTGGAGCCGATGTTAATGCTACAGACTTT TCAGGTAACACAGCCCTTCACTATGCTTGTGAAATGAAAAACCAGGCAGTCATTCCTCTACTGCTTGAAGCTCACACAGACACTTCTGTAAAGAATCAG GATGGGGAGACTCCCTTAGATATAGCAAGAAGATTGCAGTTCCACAACATTGAAAGCATGCTAAAGAAAAGTTCATAG
- the ANKRD22 gene encoding ankyrin repeat domain-containing protein 22 isoform X1 encodes MGSMDVLAKSVLINIIFSLQPICQAAYNNDFNEVQLLLERNSNYLNIQDSFGGDTPLICACKQGNNRIVSYLLNRNADVNLRNKKDRTCLHYAVRKRFTFLDYVLIIILMPVMLLGYLLMVSKTKQNENLIKMLLRAGADVNATDFSGNTALHYACEMKNQAVIPLLLEAHTDTSVKNQDGETPLDIARRLQFHNIESMLKKSS; translated from the exons ATGGGAAGTATGGATGTCTTAGCGAAAAGTGTGCTGATTAATATTATCTTCTCTCTTCAGCCCATTTGTCAGGCAGCTTATAATAACGATTTCAATGAAGTTCAGCTCCTTTTGGAGCGCAACAGCAACTATCTGAACATCCAGGACAGCTTCGGTGGAGACACCCCCTTAATTTGTGCATGTAAACAGGGAAACAACAGGATAGTTAGCTATCTTCTaaacagaaatgctgatgtCAACCTCAGAAACAAG AAGGACCGCACGTGTCTGCATTATGCTGTGAGAAAACGGTTTACCTTCCTTGACTATGTGCTCATCATAATCCTCATGCCAGTTATGCTTCTTGGGTATCTTCTCATG GTCTCAAAGACTAAACAGAATGAAAACCTGATCAAGATGTTACTTAGAGCTGGAGCCGATGTTAATGCTACAGACTTT TCAGGTAACACAGCCCTTCACTATGCTTGTGAAATGAAAAACCAGGCAGTCATTCCTCTACTGCTTGAAGCTCACACAGACACTTCTGTAAAGAATCAG GATGGGGAGACTCCCTTAGATATAGCAAGAAGATTGCAGTTCCACAACATTGAAAGCATGCTAAAGAAAAGTTCATAG